In Zingiber officinale cultivar Zhangliang chromosome 1A, Zo_v1.1, whole genome shotgun sequence, a genomic segment contains:
- the LOC122005082 gene encoding E3 ubiquitin-protein ligase PUB23-like, producing the protein MDMSQHGRSGYRPFFLCPISLEIMEDPVTVATGVSYDRRSISRWLADHDTCPVTNQRLTDLTLTPNSTLLRLIRSWSTTTTIAAFVSFPELSEILRDLRDRSVHSDGKLRALKKIKTLLLRGADAGGCVDTLLSMEEAGVTSLVASLLICEPSSYSEITDELNVLIDEAAVTLHLLKPSSETLKVVSERNEGELIASLASLLQRGSYQGRVGAALLLSSIFEVVGEELKSRLPSDVIEAAVEVLKDQNASRRTTMALLTVLLEVLPRGDNRCKAVETGLVEVMVELLVEDGAVDKRKCEVMLAVLENMCRTAEGRAELVAHPAGLAAVAARLVGVSSEVTEWAVRVLVLVCRNCGGDAVAEELMQVGGVTRLFAMVQMDGDRMTKMMAKKILAMHMKKWSKSPCFPSYCLP; encoded by the coding sequence ATGGATatgtctcaacatggccgaaGTGGTTATCGGCCCTTCTTCTTGTGCCCGATCTCGCTCGAAATCATGGAGGATCCCGTCACAGTCGCCACCGGCGTCTCGTACGACCGCCGCAGCATCAGCCGTTGGCTGGCCGACCACGACACTTGTCCCGTCACTAACCAGCGGCTTACCGATCTAACACTCACCCCCAACTCTACCCTCCTCCGCCTCATTCGTTCCTGGTCCACCACCACGACGATCGCCGCCTTTGTCTCCTTCCCCGAGCTATCTGAGATTCTGCGAGACCTCCGTGACCGGTCCGTTCATTCCGACGGCAAATTGAGAGCTCTCAAGAAGATCAAGACTCTGCTTCTCCGCGGCGCTGATGCAGGCGGATGTGTAGATACATTACTTAGCATGGAGGAAGCGGGGGTGACGTCTCTCGTGGCCTCGTTGCTGATCTGTGAGCCGTCATCATATTCGGAAATCACCGACGAGCTCAACGTCTTAATCGACGAGGCGGCCGTCACGCTGCACCTCCTCAAGCCGTCGTCGGAGACGCTCAAGGTGGTCTCCGAGCGCAACGAAGGCGAACTCATCGCTTCCCTCGCTTCTCTCCTGCAACGAGGGTCGTACCAGGGCagagtcggcgcggctctactcCTCAGTTCGATATTCGAGGTCGTCGGAGAGGAGCTCAAGTCCCGGTTGCCGTCCGACGTGATCGAGGCCGCCGTGGAGGTGCTGAAAGACCAGAACGCGAGCCGGAGGACGACCATGGCGCTCCTCACCGTCCTCCTGGAGGTTCTTCCGCGGGGAGATAATCGGTGCAAGGCGGTAGAGACAGGGCTGGTGGAGGTGATGGTGGAGCTGCTGGTGGAGGATGGCGCGGTGGACAAGAGGAAATGTGAGGTAATGCTGGCCGTGCTGGAGAATATGTGCCGCACGGCGGAGGGGCGGGCGGAGCTGGTGGCGCACCCGGCGGGACTGGCGGCGGTGGCGGCGCGGTTGGTGGGGGTGTCGAGCGAAGTGACGGAGTGGGCGGTGAGGGTTCTTGTATTGGTGTGCAGGAATTGCGGCGGCGACGCCGTGGCGGAGGAGCTGATGCAGGTGGGAGGAGTGACGAGGCTGTTCGCAATGGTGCAGATGGATGGCGACAGGATGACCAAGATGATGGCGAAGAAGATTCTCGCTATGCACATGAAGAAGTGGAGCAAGTCTCCTTGTTTCCCTTCCTATTGCTTGCCATGA